The sequence CTGGCGGCTCATAGACAATGCTCACTGGAACAGAATTGCCGCTCTTTCACAGGCCATGGAGGAAATGAGAAGGCATGCAAGCAATTACGCTGCCAGGATAGAGGCCAATACTCAGGCGCTGGGCAGGAGTCTTGGCGAAGAAGGTGTCGTCTGCAAGTTCAGCGGAATTGGCTATTCCAGGTCACACCAGCTGCATCTTGACTCTGATGCGCTGGCAAGCATGGATCTGTCGTTAGCAAAGCTGAATGAAGAACTTGAAAAAAATGATATCATAGTCGACACGACAGGGAGAATAGGAACTTCCGAAGTGTCCAGGCTGGGCATGGGTGCCAGGGAGATGCGGTTAATATCCGCCCTTGTCGGAGGCGCGCTCAGGGGCGAAAATGTGAAAGCGGAAGCAAACAGATTGAGAAAAAGATTTGATGTGCACTACTTATGATGCAAGGTGACAAATCAAAACCGTTTGTACTGGATACCAGCGCAATGTATAACGGCACGGATTATCCAGCGGACGCAATCCTCTTTTCCACGCCGAAGGTTGTAAGCGAGGTTAAACATGTATACCGTTCCAGCAGGGCAGAACTCTTTGTAGACACACGATTGAAAATCATTGAGCCGGCTGCGCGCAGTGTTGAAAAGGTCGTTGAAGTCGCAAAGAAGAACGGAGATATCGCCAGGCTGTCACCTGCAGACATTGAGGTACTTTCACTTGCTTATGAACTCAACGCAGTCGTAATAACCGAAGACTATTCAATTCAGAACACTGCTTCGGGACTGGGAGTCGAATTCCGCTCACTCTACATACCCCGGATTGCAAGCTATATCGAGTGGACACTCGTATGTGAATCGTGCAGGAGAGAATCGTGCAGCAGGGAAGAAAGGGTTTGCAGAATTTGCGGGGGGAGAATGATAACGGTCAAAAAGAAAAGCAGACCAATTTCAGATTCACGCAGGGGTCAGTGATCCTTGCCTGCCTTGGAATAGGTTACAACCGCAACCAGCGATAATGCAATGATTGACGCGGCGACGAAGCTGCCGGATTCAAAGAACGGAGCATACGGCATATCGTGCGCGACGTATGGCGGCTGATGCAACTGGCTCAGGTTGAAATTTGAAGAGCCTGTTCTTGAATAAGGCAGTGAGGAAAAGGGAAATTGCGGTTGGACCGGAAATGTCCCTGACAGCGAAACCGATGGCAATGCAGAGATGGGAAAATGTAGCGATGCCGGGATCTGGAGGTCTGCAAAATTGACATTTATGGGAGGTCTCGGCTGAGCCGCATGAAGGGAATAGAATGTGAACATATCCAGAGGCACATCCGACAGGGAGACAAATCTGTTCAATGGCGGCATGTTCCAGTTGTAATCGATGAACGCCAAGAGCGAAGCGTGATTCATCGGTGTGTTCGAAATATAATCTTCCTTTGCATACGGGGAAACAAGGATCAGGGGAACCCTGAAGCCAAGCTGCTGGCCATCAATGGATGGCGGGGGGACATTGTCATAAAATCCTCCACCCTCGTCATAATTTATAAACACAGCCGTGCTGTTCCATTCAGGGCTGAACATTATCTTCTGCAGAATAAAAGTGAGCCACAGCTCACCGGCAAGCATGTTGTCTGAAGGATGCTGGCTGTAGCCTGTCACGCCGAGTCCTATAGGTTCGAGATAGCTGACAGCCGGCAGTGTGTTGTTCTGAAGTTCGCCGAAGAAGGAGGTCCAGCTCCGTATGTTTGAAGAATATGCTGAAACACCGTAGACATAGTCGAGGATGATTGTTCCGAGCGTGGGGTCATAGACGTAGTAGCCCCATGAAACATGGTATCTGTTGAGTTCTGAGAATATCGTTTCCGAATACGGGATGTACGGAGGTGGGCCATAGTCGTTTATCACGGGGGAATAGCCTGCAATGCCGTACAGCCTGTTTGGCATTGTCGCGGTCAGCGCACTTGAAAAGTACATGTCACCTATTGCATACTGCTCCGCAATATCCCACTCTATTGCGAGCTGGGAGGAAGTGTAGTATGTCAGCGACTGTACACCGGAATTCAGTCTGAATCCGTTCATTTTACCGCCGTTCCAGTCGAGATGGTAGGCAGTATACCCTTCAACAGGATCAGGGGTAGAAAACACACCTGGCCGGACCGCGGTGAGGTTGGAAAGGCCGCCGGCTGTCAGCAGGTTATCGGGCACCGTGAGCTGGGAGGTGATGTTTTCGGCTGAAGAATTGCCGCCCGAAGGGTATGAACCGAAGATGTTGTCGAAACTGTGATTCTCCATTGTTATCAGGATGACATGCCGTATTGGTGTTGTGGTTGAGGAGGATGCACCCGCAGCTGAGGGCAGAAACGCCGTAAGGACGAGTGATGCAATGAGTAATGAAGAAGCGCATGCCGCAACACGTGAACGGGCCTCCCGCCTGCCGCCGCTGACAGCGCTTCGGACCGCAGCACAGACAGAAGTCTGCCTAATGCACTACACCTCTTCCAGTTTTAATCAGCGAGCCAATAAACAAAATAAAAAGCAGCGTGAATTCGAACACGACAGGCGCAAGAATTATCAGAGGCATATATCTGTAGAACAGTATGAGATATACAGAGAGGAGCACAGCAACGACAACCAGATTCTCCAGTCCCATGAATATCGAATTTACAGACAGAACTTTTCCGATTCCTAAGGATTTGAGATAGACAGAGGAAGTGAAAAGTAATCCCGACATAGTCAGAAACGAAAATACCATGGTAACGTTGTCGGCAATAACCGGATTGTTATAAGAATAGTAGAAAACCGGAATGACGCAGACAACTGTTATAAGAAGCGAGTACAAGATGCGGGCCGGCGTTTTGCAGAAGTAGACAGATGCTGCAAACGGAAAGACCAGGGAACCGGTTATGATGCCGCCTAGCACGTAGGGGATGGCCGTAGCCGTTCCGACTGCATAGATGAAACCGGAGAGGTAAATCACAGCCAGGGAAAGTGTGGCTCCCCAGACCGTATAGAATAAATTTAAAATGACCTTTTTGCCTTTCAACATTTCACGGGCGGGAGAATCAGCATCTCCGTTTTATAAGCATCTTTCCAGCAATGATTACCAGTAAATTTGTAACAACAAATTTTGTAGTAATATGTTTATATCCTGCCTGATTAGCAGATATGGTGAAAATGATACACGAACCACTGGAAAGCCAGATATTGGCAGCAGCAGAGGAGCTGAAAGCGGGAAACATCATATTTGTCCATGACTCATCTTCGAGAGAGAACGAGGTAGACATGGTTGCGTCGGCCTATATGTGCACCCCTGAGATGATTTCAACAATGAGGGAGAGAGCAGGAGGATTAATTTGCTCTGCAATAGGGAACGAGGTTGCGGCCAACATACATCTGCCATTCATGCATGAAATACTCGAACTTTCACATGAAAAATATCCGGATCTCACTTCCATGATAGAGACAAGAACGCCATACGGCGGCAGACCTGCCTTCTCCATATCCGTCAATCACAGGGATGTCTTCACCGGTGTCAGTGACGGCGAAAGATGTATGACAATCAGGCAGATAGGCAATGTTGCGAAACTCGCGGCCGAAGGGAGAGATGCGAACAGTGAGTTCTATTCAAAGCTCAAATCTCCCGGCCATGTGCCTCTTCTGATTGAGGCAAGGAATTCGCTCGCGGAGAGACGCGGGCACACAGAACTTTCAATCAGGCTCGCCAGGATTGCTGGACTGCCACCGGCTACAGTGGTCTGCGAGATGCTTGACTCCCGCACGCACAAATCACTTGATCTGGAGAAAGCAAGAAGAATTGCCGGTGAACTGAAGCTTCCGATCATCGAGGGCGAGATGCTTCAATGAGGAAAAATTGATGAAAGGGAAGCGGGAAGATATCCGGGCAGCAATTGTCTGCTCGACGTTTAATGAAGACATAACCTCCAGGATGTTTGAGGCTGCGGTAAGGGAATGCGACCGCCAGCATATGGAGGTAAAGGCATCATGCAGGATTCCCGGAGTTTTCGACATGCCACTCTTCGTGGACACTCTACTCCTGAGGAGGGATGTTGACTGTGCCATTACCCTTGGGGCAGTAATAAAGGGCGAAACTGACCATGATGACCTCATTGCAAGAACTACAGCTGCTGCAATTGTGAACATTGCACTGAAGCGGGGCAAGCCGGTGGCCCTGGGTATTACCGGCCCGGGCGTGTCATGGGAGCAGGCGGAGGCGAGGGCAGAGGAATATGCCATCAGGGCGACAGCGGCAGCAGCTGAAATGGTCAGAACACTGAGAACCATGCCGCACGCAGAAGACAGAGGCATGATGAAGACAAACGGTTGAAACGGGGACTGAGATTCTGGACGTGGAGAAACCGCAGGAAAGTATACTGATACAAAACACAACTGTGCTTGAGGGGTGTGAACTGAAACTTCTCGAATCTGTTGACATCTTCATTGATGGCGGCACTATAACGGATGTAGCCGAATCAGGCAACGCAGATTATTCAAAGAACGGGATAGGCAGAGTAATCGACGGCCGCGGAACTGTTGTCATCCCGGGATTCGTAAATGCACATGTGCACCTAAATGATGCACCGCTGAAGGATGCAGGCGCAGGAATGACGCTTGAGGAGATGGTGCATCCGGTCAGCGGGCTGAAGCGGTCTGGCATGCTGAAGTACAGTATGGAAGAGAGACTGAGGAGCGTTTCTTCGGCCCTGGCAGAAATGGCGCAATCCGGCATAACAGGTGCCATAGATTTTCATGAGGAGGATTACAGCATCATAGCACGATTGAAGGCATCGCTGCCGTCTGCTTCGCCTGCGGTACAGTTTCTTGGAAGACCGGCTGTCTATTTTTCGGAAAAGGAGATAGTGGAAAACCTGATGCTTGAAACTGACGAAATTGACGAGGGCAGACAAAGGCTCGAGCCTTTTGACGGAATAGCACTGAGCGGCTGCAACGAATACAGCGACGGAGCCATGGAACAGATACACGGAATGGCCAAAGGAAGGATGACCGGAATACATGCCGCCGAAACCATAAGATCTGACAGACTATCAAGGAAAATGACAGGGGAGAGCGAAGTAAAGAGGGCAATCGAGCATCTGAAGCCTGATTTTTTTGTACACCTCACGCATGCTGATGATGATGATCTCCGCATGATCTCAAAACAGGCAATAGGATCTGTAATCTGCCCGAGATCAAATGCGCTGTTTGGAGCCGGCATCCCGCCCGTCGGGAAGCTCATGGCATTGAAAATACCGGTTGCGCTGGGAACAGACAACCTCATGCTGAATTCCACGGACATGTTCAGGGAAATGGATTTCGCGTCAAAGGTGGCAGATATTGCTTCGGGTGAGCCTGGGACTGTCGAAGACGTCGAAGTGCTCAAAATGGCGACGCTAAACGGTGCAAACCTGATGAGCAGGGGCAGAAGTCATGGATGCATAGAGGCGGGAGGCAAGGCAGATCTCGTAGTGATCGATCTTAAATCAGAAAGAATGGAAGGAACGAACGATGTTGTGTCGGCAATCGTTCACAGAGCCGGCATCAGCGATATCATGTATACAGTAAAGGCGGGTAAAATTATTTACGAAAGACATTGCAGGGGAAGGGGGGTGGGGTGAATGTTCACAGGCATCGTGGAAGGAACTGCGATCGTAGTCGGTGCATATCGGCGGGAAGGAAACATGCGCCTGAGCGTGAGATTCAGGAGCAATGGAAGGGCCTACAGAACAGGAGAGAGCATCGCCATAAACGGTGCATGCCTCACTGCGGCTTCAGTCAGGAAGGATACAGTTTCATTCGACGTGATTGCCGAAACACTCAGAAAGACGAATCTGGGGGAGATCACAAAGGGCGACGTGGTAAACTTTGAAAGGAGTATGAGAAGTGCGGACCTGATTGGAGGACATCTCGTCGCCGGTCACATAGACGGAACCGGGAAAATATCGGAGATAGAGAATGAGGGCGGCTCTGTCCGGATGACAGTCCGGGTCCAGAAGAATATAGGCTCGATGATTTCAGAGAAGGGATTCGTTGCCGTTGACGGCGTAAGCCTCACTCCCGCGGATGTTTCAGAGAGCAGATTCAGCCTGTATCTAATTCCGGAAACCAGAAGGAGGACCACGTTTGGCGTAAGGGAAGTAGGAGACAGGGTAAATATTGAAATTGACATATTTGCGAAATACATAAAAAAGTTTGTAGACGTCCGGATGAACACGTAAATCAGCCTGCGGTTGGGCCTGGGGATAGGGTGTCCTTGCATTCCGGCAGCACAAAAAGGAACGCGGACGGTGATTTGCCAGGGTCCGGCTGTCAATATTATCATATTATGAACTAAGATGGCAAACTTAAATACTGGAGCATGCGACTTTTTATCCAAATGGCGTACGACATAGAGTTTGGCTGCAGGGCGCTGATAAACGTTATTGTCTCGAGGGAAACGAGACAGCGAATGGCAGAGGGAAATATACAAAAATTGCCAGAAAAAAGGCTGCTGGAATATATAAACTCACTAATAGATCTGGGATGGGTAAAAGAGGAAAGAGGCGACAAGAAAGATTCAGATTATGTTGTGTACGCATTTACGGAAAAGGGAAGAAGAATATATGAGAATCCATCGGAACTCCTGAACCTGTCGGATGCAGAGCAGGAACATGTTTCCTTGCTCAGGAGACTGGATGCGCTGAAGAGGGACGATTCAATTTCGATGATGCCCCAGACACTCATGGCACTTTCTGATCTCTGCCTGGGCAATGGAAGGTATGACAGCGCACTCATGTATGCAATGGATTTGCACAAAAGAGCGGAGGAACTCAAAAGCACTTTTTTTGTCGGTGAAGCCTCGATACTGATGGGGAGGGTGGAGAATGCCAGGGGAGAACTTGAATCATCGCTGAAATATTTCATAAACGCAACTGACGCATTCAACAGGATAGGTGAGGTATCCAGGGAGGCTGACAGTCTGAGATATGCAGGTGGCGTCTTGTTGAAAATGGGAGATTACAAGCAGGCCATGATGATGTTTGAGCAGAGCAAAGACAAGTTCTTCCACATCAGGCACATGATGGGAGTTGCCAAAGCTAAGGCTAACCTTGGCATACTTCATTCTCTGACGAAGAATTACGATACAGCGGAGAACTACTGGAAGAATGCGCTTGAATTTTTTGAGGCTCTTGAGGATAAAGAGAGTCAGACAAAGATATTGAATAACCTTGGCGCGATGCTTATAATGACAAAGAAATATGATGAGGCAGTAAATTATCTGAGAAAAGCAATAACTATCTCAAGAGAAGATAAAAACAAATATTCAGAATGCATAGGTATTCTCAATTTCGCCTATGCAAATGCTAAACTCGGCAAGTATGAAATTGCAAGGCAGGCTGTTGACTCAATTAATAATGCACTCAAAGAGGGATTTGACACTTATCTTCTCGCATACAATGAACTTGTAATGGCAATTTACACAACCTACAGAGGAAGCTGGAACGAAGCAGAAAAAAGATTCCTTGCGGCCATTAGATTTGCGACCACTTCAGGGAATGCAGAACTCATTTCTGAATGCCATGAAGAGTACGGCAGAGCACTTATGCAAAAAAATGAGCGTGAAAGGGCCGCGACTGAATTTACGGCATCAGTCTCGGTTTCGGAAAGCATCGCTATTACTGAACTTAGAAAAGGTTTGTCAAACGGCACATAGATTTGTAATTCACAATGGGTCCCAAAGTGGCAAAATATAACCTCCCCCTCTTTTTTTTGCAAAGGCGCGCAGGGCAACAGCCGGGCTGTAATCGAAGCCTGAAATCGTCAGCCTCCTCCAGCTGAGATTGCAGAAAGCAACAGCTATTGCTACCCACGAAGACGTGGTCTTGCTTACTATACTCGTCCCCTCGCAGTTCGGTTATCAGCAATTGCTCATTTAAAACATGTGTTCGATTGGGAACAACGAATTCGGTTTGGGATCCAGAATATGGATAAAGAGAGGTCCGACAGAATTGATTAATTGCCACGTCAAATCACATTGTTAGAGACATAAGGCTGATTTCATTTTGGCTTGAAAAACGGTAAAAAAATCCAGTGCCAGTGATCTGTAATTAATTTGACCGAAGATATTTTTTCCTAACCAATGTTTCACATCGAACAGAAATGTTTATCAAGTCGATAAATAATATAATTGTAATTAAATTAAAATATTTAGCAAAAGAAGTTCTTACTAAAATCGTATCAACATTAGTTTAATCGTAACCATTTTCATGCCAATAGGTCAAATATTGCGTATGCCTGTGTTTTTCCGTGCCCCGGATTTATGCATATATTGCAGGAGAAGACGATCCCAAAAAGTGCACTGCAAAGAAAATGGCCAGATTCAATCTTGCAACTGCAGTTCGAAGAATTTCGGCACTGCCTTCAGAGGCGGTTGTCCTTGATCCCGGGGCGCCCAAAGCCGTGTCGGCGGAGGACAGGAGCAGGATGGAAATATCAGGGATTGCAGTTCTTGATTTTTCCTGGCGAAATATAGAGGAAAGTATGCCGTCCCTCAAATTCCCTTACAGGAGGGCATTGCCATATCTTGTTGCTGCGAATCCGGTTATGTACGGGCGGCCGTGTCAGCTCAGCAGCGTCGAAGCTGTTGCGGCTGCATTGTTTATTTCAGGTTTCAGAGATCAGGCCTTAGAAGTGCTTTCAAAATTTTCCTGGGGAATGCGTTTCATTGAGCTCAATCGTGAACCGCTCGGGAGATATGCATCTGCAGAGACGAGTGCAGAGGTGGTATCGATACAGTGGGATTATGCAGGCATGGAAGATCCATGGTCGCCACAGAAGCCGGTTCATTCACAGAAATAGCCTGAGCCGGGGTCATAAGAGTTCCAGTGGAAACGCCATTTCTACTGCTTCTCATGCAGGTGCCCGCATGCTTTGTTTTCGGCAATCGGCCGATCAAGTTTATCTATCAAGTCATTTCTCACTGTCAGTGAACCCGTGAGATACAGATGGCTTATTCTGCAGTGATTCAGTACAGCGAGGAGGCACTCGTAGCAAAATGGGAGGAATTCTTCAATGAAACGGGTCTCAGAAGCCAGATAATGATCCTTGCAGACAAGTATCCGGAAGAACGGAGTGTGATGGTTCAGTTTTCCATCATAGACAGGTTCGACCCGGATTTTGCAGTCTTCCTGCTGGAGGATCCGACAAAGTCATTTCTTGCCTCACAGAAGGCCATAAAGAACCAGCTGGCACCTGAACGCCAGAACGTTTTGCTCAATCTGCGGGTAACCGGTCTCCCTGCAGACTCCCACATTGACATCAGGTATCTGAGGAGCAAACACCTGGGCAAATTTGTGTGTATAGAGGGACTGGTGAGAAAGGTCACGGAAGTGCGACCAAGGCTGCTTTCTGCGGCATTCAAGTGCGTGCGATGCGATGAGATAAATATCGTAGAGCAGGAAGGTATGATTCAGAGGGAACCACTTGAATGCTCGAAATGCGGCAAGGGACCAGGGGCCACGAAGTTCACTCTCATTCCTGAGGAGAGCACGTACATAGACACACAGAAGATAGAAGTGCAGGAGCCACCGGAGGGGTTGCGTGGAGGGGCCCAGCCGGAAAGACTCGAAGGGCACCTGATGGACGACATAACCGGAAGAATTTCCCCGGGTGACAGGGTAATTCTTAACGGAACACTCACAGGTGTACAGAAAACAGGACCACAGGGAAAATCAACACTTTTCAATATAATGCTGCAGGTCAATTCAGCAGAATACAGGGAACATGAATACGACGAGATCCAGATCACGCAGGAGGATATTGAGCAAATAAGGGAAGTCGCATCCAGAGGCGACATACTGCACGAGATTGCATCGTCGATATCCCCGACCATATACGGCTTCGATTTTGAGAAAGAGGCGTTCACGCTGCAACTGTTCAGCGGTGTATCCAAAGAGATGCAGGACGGTACGCGTATAAGGGGAGATATACACATACTTCTTGTAGGCGATCCGGGACTGGCGAAGAGTCAGCTACTGAGATATATGTCCGAGCTTGCACCGCGTGGCATATATGCCAGCGGAAAGAGTTCGTCCGCCGCCGGACTCACAGCTGCAGCTGTCAAGGATGAGTTCGGCGAAGGGAGATGGACTCTTGAAGCCGGCGCCCTCGTTCTTGCGGACAAGGGAATAGCCTGCGTCGATGAGCTTGACAAAATGACAGACTACGACAGGAGCGCAATGCACCAGATTATGGAGAGCCAGATAATCACCGTCGCAAAGGCGGGCATAACGGCGACGTTACAGGCCCGCTGCTCCATACTGGGTGCTGCCAACCCCCGTTACGGAAGATTCGAGGATGAGCAGCTCATCGCCGACCAGATCGATCTTCCTCCTGCGCTTCTCTCAAGATTCGACATGATATTTGTCCTCAAGGACAGACCTAACAGCGCAATTGACAGGAATATAGCGGATCATATTCTCAAGGCGCACAGAGTGGGTGAAAAAAGAAAAGTCCAGAGACTGCCTGAAGGCATTTCCGAAGAAACCGTTACGGAGGAGAGCAAACTTGTCGAACCGCGATTCGACAGGCAATTCCTGAGGAAATACGTTTCGTATGCAAAGAGAATCAATCCGGTTCTCAGCGACGATGCAATAAAGCTCATACAGGAGGAATATCTCAGAATACGTAAGATGGGCGAAGGGCAGGGCGCATCTGTACCCATAACGGCGAGGCAGCTTGAAGCATATGTGAGACTGTCTGAAGCAAGCGCAAGGGGACGGCTGAGTACCACGGTTGAGCGAGAGGATGCCGACAGGGCAATACGGATTGTCGGTTACTACCTTGCAAAGGTTATCGGTGGAGACATAGACAGGATTGCAGGTGAAATGAGCCACAGCCAGAGGGCCCATGTAAGCGTCATCCTTGATATTGTCAGAAAGGGCGGGGCAGATGGCATATCATTGGAGGAAATACTCGCCGAATCCGGCAGATACAATATAAGTGAGACTGAAACCCAGAGGCTCGTGGAGAAACTGTCCAAGGCCGGAGAATTATTCGAAATCAGGTCAGGTATTTACGGCCTGGTCCAAAAGTGATTTTATTGTTTTCCATAAAGATCCACAAGATGCCGAAAGAGACAATACTGGCGGTGTGCGACAGCGAAATTCTTGGCTGTAAATTCTCGGACGGAGAAAAGAGAATTGAAGTCTACAGGAGCTTCTACGGCGAGAAGGAAATAGCAGAAGAAAATCTGGAAAAATATCTGGTCAATGCAACGATAGTAAATCTCGTCGGACAGAGGGCGGTATCGCTTGCAATCAGTCTGGGATACGTCGATCCTGAAAGAATACTAACAATCGGAAACACTGTTCATGCCCAGTTTGCGGTTCTCGGGAGATGACGTTCGGTGGAGCGGAATATGCGGAGAGTACTGAAGTGTGTGATGCTCGATTTCGGCGGGACAATGATGTACCTGCGAAAGCCGTTTGAAGAAATACTGAATGAAGGCAATTTGGCTGTTTTCGAATTTGTCAGGGAACATGGCGCAGATGTTGACCTTGGTGAATATACGGAAACAAGCAGGAGGATTTTCTCAACATTCAAATCGTTTGAAGACGCAGAAAACAGGGACATCCCGGATACAGAGAAATATTACGCTGTTGCCTCGGAACTTTTTCCGGACATTACTGCAGCAGAGACAAAAAAGATGTCACAGACTATGAGTGGTTTGTTCTGGGATATTGTATCAAAATACCAGCTTCCTTCCCGGGGGCTTGCCGATGTGCTCAAGGAACTCAGGAATGGCGGCAAGAAGCTCGGAATTGTCTCGAATCACCACAACGGAGCCTCGCTGAGAAACTGGCTTTCGCAAGAGAATTTTGACAGATTCTTCGATGCAGTAGTTGTTTCCTCGGAGGTTGGATTCCGTAAACCGGACATCAGAATTTTTAAATTTGCTCTGAGCAGACTCGGTGCGCTTCCAGGCGAGACGCTCTTCGTGGGAGACGACATCAGAAACGACATTATTGGCGCAAGAACAGCAGGAATGGAGACGGTTCTGTTCTGCGGCAAACCGGCCAATTCGAACGGTTATGAATCAGAAGCAAAGGGACACGCCATAAAGAATTTCAGAGAACTTCTGGACATCATTTAAATTTCATGACCCGATATCACACTGCCGATCACCCGGACTTTCTGTCCTTTCACAAAAATGATTTGCCAGCAGTGACCTGCGCCTTGCCCGGCTTCTGCAGAAATGGCGGGCACAGGCACTTCCCAAAGATAGCAGCTGGATTCGAATTCCGGCATTCTGGCAATTCATGATCCGACGGCGCCAGTCTTGAAAAGCTCCGTTTCAAATAAGTTTATTATTGGGCTCATCCCTCCTCCTCATGAGGGAGAGGATGGGTGATTTACTCGGAATCCTGAGTGCGGTGTACGGTTCGTTTTCTCCGTGGAGCATTGCTTCGCTCCTGTCGAAGGATATTGGAGCCAGACCGGATCCTGGCGTGCTTCTTTTCATACTTGCACTGGCAGTCGGCCTGATAATTGCCGGTAGAAAGATGTGGAACATGATATTCATCAGCTACGGTGCGGCGGCCGG comes from Candidatus Sysuiplasma jiujiangense and encodes:
- a CDS encoding HAD family hydrolase encodes the protein MRRVLKCVMLDFGGTMMYLRKPFEEILNEGNLAVFEFVREHGADVDLGEYTETSRRIFSTFKSFEDAENRDIPDTEKYYAVASELFPDITAAETKKMSQTMSGLFWDIVSKYQLPSRGLADVLKELRNGGKKLGIVSNHHNGASLRNWLSQENFDRFFDAVVVSSEVGFRKPDIRIFKFALSRLGALPGETLFVGDDIRNDIIGARTAGMETVLFCGKPANSNGYESEAKGHAIKNFRELLDII